Genomic window (Streptomyces sp. LX-29):
ATGCTGCGACAGCTGGGCCAGATCGGCCTCGGCGAGCTGCGGGGGGTGGCCGGGCGGAGCTGGGACGGCGGCCGGGAGCGAGCGCTGGACGAGTACCGCGAGCGGTGGGGGGTGGACCACCCGGTGCGGCTGGCCGCGGGCGGCGCGACCACGGGCGGCGCGACCGGAGGCGGCGCGACCGGAGGCGGGCCGGCGCGGGCGGCCACCGCCCCCGCTCCCTCCTCCGCCGGCGCGGGCGCCCCGGGGTCGTCCGAGGAGACCCCAGCCGGTCGCGGCCCGTCCGCCTGAGCGGCGACTGAGGGACGTCGGAATTCGGCCATGCCGCCGCTGCCCGGCGAACCGCGTGCGCCGACCGACCGTCTTCATCCAATGACCGTCACGAGCCGTCGACCACGCGCGGTACGAAGTACCGCACGTGGCGGGGAACTCTTGTTAAGGAGCGCAACGCATGGGAGCCGCTGAGGCGCTCGACGCCAGGATCCGGGAGATCATCGGCGAGATGTGTCCGCTGGGGGCGCGCACCGTACGGGACAGCGACCGCCTGTCCGACGACCTGGGGTACGACTCGGTCGCCTTCCTGGAGCTCGCGCTCGCGCTGGAGGCCGAGTTCGAGCTGGAGGCCATCGACGAGGACGAGGCGGGCGAACTCGCCACCGTCGCCGACATCGAGACCCTGGTGCGCCGGCTCTGCGGCGTGGGCGCGGAATAGGCGGGCACGGTGGGGGAGTCGATGGTCCGCGAGGAGGAGGGGCGGCTGCACGGCCGGTACCGACTCGTCGGCGCGGAGGTGGAGGTGTGGACGGCGCCGGTGCCCCGCCGGCTGACCGACGCGGCCCTGGCGTGTCTGTCGGCCCCGGAGCACGCACGGGCGCTGTCCTTCGGCGAGCCGTTGCGGCGCCATGAGTTCGTGGCCGGCCGGGCGCTGGCCCGGCGGGTGCTCGCCGCCCGGCTCGGGGTGCGCCCGGCGGAGGTGGCGCTGGCCGAGGATCCGGCCGGTCGGCCCTATCTGGCCACCGACCGTCGGCTGGCCACCCTGCGCCGCACCGAGGCCCGGGTGGGCGACTTCAACCTCTCCCACTCCGACGGACTGGTGTTGTTGGCGCTGACCGGCAGCGCCCACGCCCGGGTCGGGGTGGACGTGGAGCGGCTGCACCCGCGCCCCTGCGCCGACCGGTTGGCGGCCCGCTACTTCTCCACCGAGGAGCGGCGTCGGCTGGCCCGCTGCGCGGGGCACGAGGAGCGCGGGCTCGGCGAGTGGTACCGCATCTGGACCCGCCGCGAGGCGCTGGCCAAGGCCCGCGGGGCCGGGGCCCGGGGCATGCGGTGGCCGCCGCCCGCACCCGGGCGACACGGCGCGCGCATGCTCACCCCCGCCGTGGGCTACGCCGCCTGCCTGGCCGTGCTCCGCACCCCACCGTCCGCCTCACTCCGTCAGGAACCGCGCATGAACACCGTGGAAGACCTCTGCACGCTCATCGAGTCGTGCATCGCCTGGGAGGCGGACGAGACGCCTCAGCCGATCACGCCGGACACCGCGCTGCTGGCCACCGGGATGCTGGACTCCATGGCGATCATGAAAATAGTCGCCGCCGTGGAGGCGGCCACCGGCGTGCCCTTCCCCGAGACCCGCATCGTCGCCGCCAGCTTCACCTCCCCGCGCGCCCTGTGGGAGGCCGTGGAGGACGTCCTCGCCGACGTCGAGGCCGATGCCGCCGCCAGTGGAGACGCGCGTGGCGCTCTTCAGTGAACACCCCGCCCTGGAGGCCCGGGTCGCCTCCTACGCGGCCGCCGCGCGGTCCGCGCTCCGCGCGGGACGCGACGAGCAGGGGGCGGGCGGGCCGGACTCCGGGGAACGGGCCCCCGGCGCGCACGAGATACGCGCCCGCTGGCGCCGGATGGCGGTGCTGGGCGTGCTGCCGCCGCTGACCCCGCCGGAACCCGGGATGCCCGCCCCGACCCCGGGGGAACCCGCCCCACCCCCGACGGAGTCCGGCCCGGACCAGCCGGACGGCCCGGACCAGCCGGACGGCCTGGACCGGCCGGACGGCCCCGCTGCGGGGGCCGCCGCGCCCTACGGGGAGGTCGCCGGCACCCTCGCCGCCCTCGAGGGCCTGGGGCTGGCCGGGGTGGACATCGGACTGTGTTACGCCCTGACCTCGCAGGCGTTCGGGATGCAGTTCCCGCTGCGGCCGTGGCTCACCGCGGAGCAGCGGGCCGCGCTCGCGGGGGCGGCCGAAGGCGACCGGCTGCTGTGCCACGCGCTGACCGAGGCGGGCGGCGGCAGTGACCCGTTGTCGATGACCACGCGGGCCGAGCGCCGGCCGGACGGCTCGTATGTGCTGCGCGGCGAGAAGCGGTTCGTGACGGCGGCGCCGGTCGCCGACACCGCCCTGGTCTTCGCCCGCACCGGCGAGGGCCGCTCGCCCTTCGCCCTGTCCGCCTTCCTGGTCGACACCGCCGCCCCCGGTGTCGTACGCGGCGAGCCGGTGCACAAGACCGCGCTGACCGGGGTCCCCATGGGCGGGCTGCGGCTGGACGGGGTGCGGGTGGCCGCCGAGGCCCGGGTGGGCGAGGAGGGCGCGGGTCTGGCGGTGCTCACCGCCACCACCACCTGGGAGCGGGCGCTGCTGCTCGGCCACGCCCTGGGCCCCATGCGCCGCACCCTGGACCGCACCCTGGAGTGGGCCAAGTCGCGCGAACACTTCGGCCGTCGGATGGCGGCCAGCCACCTGGTGGCGGGCCGGATCTGCGAGATGGCGCTGGCGCTGTACCGCTCGCGGAAGCTGCTCTACGGGGTCGCCGCCCGGCTGGACGCCGGGGTGTCCGTGCGGCAGGTCGCCGACGAGGCGGCGCTGATCAAGATCTCGGTCACCGAGGACCACCAGGCGTTCGCCCGGCACGCGGCCCAGCTCGGCGGGGTGCGGGCGTTCCTGCGCGACGACGAGCTGGCGGTGGACCTGGCCGGGCCGATGGCCGGCAGCAGCTACGCCGGCCCCAACGACCTGCTCCGGATCACCGTGGCGCGCCAGCTCGGCCTGCCGGTGCCGAGCTGATGCGGGGAGACCGGGGGGCGATGAGGGCGACCGTACTGCCGGAGACGCTGGCGGACATCCTGGAGCTGACCGCCGAGGTCGGCGACCGGCTCGCCGCGCGGGCGGCCGCGGTGGACGCCGGCACCGAGCCCAGCGAGCCCGGATACCGGGAGCTGCGGGAGGCCGGGCTGCCGGCGCTGCTGGTGCCCCGCGCGGCCGGCGGCGCCGGACTGGACTTCGCGGGCTACACCAGGGTGCTGGAGACGCTGGCCGCGCGGGACGCCGCCACCGCGCTCGGCTTCAACATGCACAACGTGGCCATCGGGGCCCTCTGCGAGTCGGCCGACACCCCGCTGCCGGCCGGCGCCGAGGAGTTCCGGCACTGGGTGTTCACGGAGGTGACGGAGGGCCGCGCGCTGTTCGCCTCGGCGGTCTCCGAACCCGGCACCGGCGCCAAACTGCGCGCCCTGCGCACCACCTACCGCGCGGACGGCGACGGTTACGTCCTGGACGGCACCAAGTCCTTCGTCTCGCTGTCGGGCCTGGCCGACTACTTCGTGGTCGCCGCGGCCGCGCGGGAGGGGGCGGACGAGGTCTCGCACTTCGTGGTCGCCGCCGACGACCCCGGGGTGCGCTTCGGGGAGCTGTGGGAGGGCGCGGCGATGAACGGGACCCGCACCGGCGGCCTGGTCCTGGACGGCGTGCGGCTGCCGCGCTCCCGGCTCTTCCTGGGCGTGGAGGGCATGTCGCTGTACAAGCTGGTGCGCGAGCCGCACTGGATGGTGGCCGGCTACACCGGGGTGTACCTGGGGATCGCGCAGGCGCTGTTCGACCACGTCGTCGACTTCGTGCGCGGCAGCGCGCGGCACCGGGACTCGCCGGTGGTCCGGCACGAGGTGGGGCGACTGTCCGCCGAGCTGCGGGCCGCCCGCGCGCTGGTCTACGCCGCGGGCGAGCTGGTCGTCGCACGGCGTGGCTCGACCGAGGCGAACGCGTCCGTGCACGCCGCCAAGTACACGGTCGGCGAGCTGGCTCCACGGCTGGCGCTGGCCGCGGTGCGGATCTGCGGCGCCTCGGCGCTGGGGCGGGCGCGGCCGGTGGAGCGGCTGCTGCGCGAGTCGAGCTTCGCGCTGGTGATGCCTGCCAAGCCGGACGAGTGCCTGGAGTACCTCGGGAAGGCCGCGCTGGGGGTCAACCTGCGCGACGTCGACTCCCTCGACTGGTGACGGTCGTCGGCGAACACCCGAGCCCCGCCGGGCACGACAGGTCGAGCGCGAGGCAGGCGGGGCGGACCCGGCGAGCACCGGGCACCGAGCGCTGAGACCCGGAAACGCGAGAAACCGAGAGATCGAGAAACCGAGAGATCGAGGACGAGGGAGGGATCGATGCACCCGGACACGGTGGACGCGGTGGTGATCGGCGCCGGGCCCGCGGGTTCCGTCGCCGCCACGGTGCTGGCCGGGGCCGGTCGTTCGGTGCTGCTGCTGGAGCGCCGCACGCTGCCCCGCTTCCACATAGGCGAGTCCCTGCTGCCGTACAACATGGCGCTGTTCGAGCAGTTGGGCATCGCCGACCACCTGGCGGCCCAGGGGTACGTCGACAAGCACGGGGCGGAGTTCTGCGGGGGCTCCCTCGGCCGGTTCGGCCGGCTGTCCTTCACCGCCCAGGGGCCCGATCGCCACCACGCGGCGTACCAGGTGGAGCGGGCGAGCTTCGACCACACGCTGGCCCGGGTCGCCCGTGAGCGCGGCGCCACGCTGGTGGAGGAGGCCACGGTCGGCGAGCTGCTCCGCGAGGGCGAGCGGGTGACCGGGGTGAGCTACCGGCACGCCGGCCGCACCCACACCGTCCGCGCCCCGTACGTCATCGACTGCGGCGGCCGCGCCAGCAAGATCGCACAGACCTTCCGGCTGCGCCGCCCGCTGCCCGACCGCCGCATGGTCGCCGTCTTCCGCCACTTCACCGGCGTACGGGAGGAGCACAACCCCGGACACGAGGGCGACATCCAGATCGGCAACCACAAGGACGGCTGGCTGTGGGCCATCCCGATCCACCGGGACACGCTCAGCGTGGGTGCCGTGATGCCGCG
Coding sequences:
- a CDS encoding phosphopantetheine-binding protein, which translates into the protein MGAAEALDARIREIIGEMCPLGARTVRDSDRLSDDLGYDSVAFLELALALEAEFELEAIDEDEAGELATVADIETLVRRLCGVGAE
- a CDS encoding acyl-CoA dehydrogenase family protein, with the protein product MRATVLPETLADILELTAEVGDRLAARAAAVDAGTEPSEPGYRELREAGLPALLVPRAAGGAGLDFAGYTRVLETLAARDAATALGFNMHNVAIGALCESADTPLPAGAEEFRHWVFTEVTEGRALFASAVSEPGTGAKLRALRTTYRADGDGYVLDGTKSFVSLSGLADYFVVAAAAREGADEVSHFVVAADDPGVRFGELWEGAAMNGTRTGGLVLDGVRLPRSRLFLGVEGMSLYKLVREPHWMVAGYTGVYLGIAQALFDHVVDFVRGSARHRDSPVVRHEVGRLSAELRAARALVYAAGELVVARRGSTEANASVHAAKYTVGELAPRLALAAVRICGASALGRARPVERLLRESSFALVMPAKPDECLEYLGKAALGVNLRDVDSLDW
- a CDS encoding 4'-phosphopantetheinyl transferase superfamily protein codes for the protein MGESMVREEEGRLHGRYRLVGAEVEVWTAPVPRRLTDAALACLSAPEHARALSFGEPLRRHEFVAGRALARRVLAARLGVRPAEVALAEDPAGRPYLATDRRLATLRRTEARVGDFNLSHSDGLVLLALTGSAHARVGVDVERLHPRPCADRLAARYFSTEERRRLARCAGHEERGLGEWYRIWTRREALAKARGAGARGMRWPPPAPGRHGARMLTPAVGYAACLAVLRTPPSASLRQEPRMNTVEDLCTLIESCIAWEADETPQPITPDTALLATGMLDSMAIMKIVAAVEAATGVPFPETRIVAASFTSPRALWEAVEDVLADVEADAAASGDARGALQ
- a CDS encoding NAD(P)/FAD-dependent oxidoreductase, whose translation is MHPDTVDAVVIGAGPAGSVAATVLAGAGRSVLLLERRTLPRFHIGESLLPYNMALFEQLGIADHLAAQGYVDKHGAEFCGGSLGRFGRLSFTAQGPDRHHAAYQVERASFDHTLARVARERGATLVEEATVGELLREGERVTGVSYRHAGRTHTVRAPYVIDCGGRASKIAQTFRLRRPLPDRRMVAVFRHFTGVREEHNPGHEGDIQIGNHKDGWLWAIPIHRDTLSVGAVMPREVFASGTPEELYDRHLARVARIARRVTGAEPGPELRVETDYNYYADTVAGPGWFLAGDAAAFFDPIFSAGAFLAMTTGKAAAEAVHRLLDAPEEAAPAQEAYASFYKTGYDMYARLIHAYYDHTYSLRSFLKSMGMEIEGAVIDNTWFVRLVSGDFWTDGNPLNELLRGESRWDTFAPFERVRKCPFYSG
- a CDS encoding acyl-CoA dehydrogenase, with the protein product MALFSEHPALEARVASYAAAARSALRAGRDEQGAGGPDSGERAPGAHEIRARWRRMAVLGVLPPLTPPEPGMPAPTPGEPAPPPTESGPDQPDGPDQPDGLDRPDGPAAGAAAPYGEVAGTLAALEGLGLAGVDIGLCYALTSQAFGMQFPLRPWLTAEQRAALAGAAEGDRLLCHALTEAGGGSDPLSMTTRAERRPDGSYVLRGEKRFVTAAPVADTALVFARTGEGRSPFALSAFLVDTAAPGVVRGEPVHKTALTGVPMGGLRLDGVRVAAEARVGEEGAGLAVLTATTTWERALLLGHALGPMRRTLDRTLEWAKSREHFGRRMAASHLVAGRICEMALALYRSRKLLYGVAARLDAGVSVRQVADEAALIKISVTEDHQAFARHAAQLGGVRAFLRDDELAVDLAGPMAGSSYAGPNDLLRITVARQLGLPVPS